In the genome of Corythoichthys intestinalis isolate RoL2023-P3 chromosome 19, ASM3026506v1, whole genome shotgun sequence, one region contains:
- the LOC130907217 gene encoding uncharacterized protein LOC130907217 isoform X1: MRVCSRHFHKGEPAYEMMETDPDWASSLHLGHTCVTPTNTARSARRSKREQLRKETLQTPEMGVQQDANIEELQTKKGPSEPGEINSHQQNEEGTPDAEEESGQLQTEEGTHEAGEEGDQLITEDETHNTSQNLTQIVIDRFEIFTEKPSNLKARAQMFSSYKHHHTMKYLIGITPRVAICFLSKGWGGRTSDKFIILNSGFLDNLLPGHIVLADRGFDIQE, from the exons ATGCGTGTTTGCTCTCGGCATTTTCATAAAG GTGAACCAGCTTATGAAATGATGGAGACTGACCCAGACTGGGCATCATCCCTACATCTGGGACACACATGTGTTACACCGACAAACACTGCACGCTCTGCAAGACGAAGTAAGCGTGAGCAGTTACGGAAAGAGACATTGCAAACACCAGAGATGGGGGTCCAGCAGGATGCAAACATTGAAGAGCTGCAGACCAAGAAGGGACCATCTGAACCTGGTGAAATAAACAGTCACCAACAGAATGAGGAGGGGACACCTGatgctgaagaagaaagtggtcaGCTACAGACTGAAGAGGGGACACATGAAGCTGGAGAAGAAGGTGATCAGCTAATCACAGAGGATGAGACGCACAACACCAGTCAGAATTTGACACAGATTGTGATtgaccgttttgaaattttcacagaGAAACCATCAAATCTGAAAGCACGTGCCCAAATGTTTTCCAGCTACAAGCACCACCACACTATGAAGTACTTAATAGGCATTACACCCAGGGtagccatttgtttcttatcaaaaggctggggaggTCGTACAAGTGACAAATTTATAATCCTGAACAGTGGTTTTCTTGATAATTTGTTACCTGGGCACATTGTCTTGGCTGACAGAGGTTTTGACATACAggaatag